A stretch of Shinella zoogloeoides DNA encodes these proteins:
- a CDS encoding AAA family ATPase yields MSLNAGLTTIHEDDIARHQAVAQSLVSKLVILESDDGKSGAALAGTGRRFVSTVSTAGSRRTREVELAKTIQSVRAADPLLSPQQHAVLYRARRGLQVALAVTDAFSRQTNLEGLQSRNLAAPLTGDEANQFKALLSASAYIAAFTFAAYLGATLPGEGEPVEDGGEPDYLFDTPQDALKSMVAGLDRTLAGAPDDAALISRARAFSRVAIEGLIGRRARFTGLAGFENAHIRIEQDDFTLSGFDVAPGQKRKPLVMTFKKPNEIIGNHIAKYQAMKLAKMLVAYDFERQMNPFVELGGFLFTFIGDGMPGTGKTILIQMLAGLVNDYCQIAGYAFHYENFGVDQISSYQGKSGQNCKEFVNNVINPKAIGFGTIDDVDQVAAKRSDDRASAGQHEVTAVLMESFAGASTVVRGNCTFGMFSNYPENVDDALRQRAGARWLVDGPQTEDDYIDIFAMLVGKNHSIPLGEHTLFEGQEIKRAVSTSYEQHARPQEDGLLAVWEVHEKEQGAIRSLADVGAYLHRIKLAEPRFTGRAIKNITDAIKMRAMDVDLPDDWFATADAFMHKGYDEKKAMIEELRGPISMEMVLQEINRYADSEFRYTDKSDDAAVSDIIRRERQRKKAIREIETMKAEGRW; encoded by the coding sequence ATGAGCCTCAACGCCGGACTGACGACGATCCACGAGGACGATATCGCCAGGCACCAGGCGGTCGCGCAGAGCCTCGTTTCCAAGCTCGTCATCCTCGAAAGCGATGACGGCAAGAGCGGCGCCGCGCTTGCCGGCACCGGCCGGCGCTTCGTCTCGACGGTCTCGACCGCCGGCAGTCGCCGCACCCGCGAGGTGGAGCTGGCGAAGACCATCCAGTCCGTGCGCGCCGCCGATCCGCTGCTCTCACCGCAGCAGCATGCCGTGCTCTATCGCGCGCGCCGCGGCCTTCAGGTGGCGCTCGCCGTGACGGATGCCTTCTCCCGCCAGACGAATCTCGAAGGCCTGCAATCGCGCAACCTCGCCGCGCCTTTGACTGGCGACGAGGCGAACCAGTTCAAGGCCCTGCTTTCCGCCTCCGCCTACATCGCCGCCTTCACCTTCGCCGCCTATCTCGGCGCGACGCTGCCGGGCGAGGGCGAGCCGGTGGAGGATGGCGGGGAGCCGGATTATCTTTTCGACACGCCGCAGGATGCGCTCAAGAGCATGGTCGCCGGCCTCGACCGTACGCTTGCCGGTGCGCCGGACGATGCGGCGCTCATCAGCCGCGCCCGCGCCTTCTCGCGTGTCGCCATCGAGGGGCTGATCGGCCGCCGCGCGCGTTTCACCGGTCTTGCCGGCTTCGAGAACGCGCATATCCGTATCGAGCAGGACGATTTCACGCTGTCCGGCTTCGACGTCGCGCCGGGCCAGAAGCGCAAGCCGCTGGTCATGACCTTCAAGAAGCCGAACGAGATCATCGGCAACCACATCGCCAAATACCAGGCGATGAAGCTCGCCAAGATGCTTGTCGCCTACGATTTCGAGCGGCAGATGAACCCGTTCGTCGAACTCGGTGGCTTCCTCTTCACCTTCATCGGCGACGGCATGCCGGGCACCGGCAAGACGATCCTCATCCAGATGCTCGCGGGCCTCGTCAACGACTACTGCCAGATCGCCGGCTACGCCTTCCACTACGAGAATTTCGGCGTCGACCAGATCTCCTCCTATCAGGGCAAGTCCGGCCAGAACTGCAAGGAATTCGTCAACAACGTCATCAATCCGAAGGCGATCGGCTTCGGCACCATCGACGATGTGGACCAGGTCGCAGCCAAGCGTTCCGACGACCGCGCCTCGGCCGGCCAGCATGAGGTGACAGCCGTGCTGATGGAGAGCTTCGCCGGCGCCTCGACGGTGGTGCGCGGCAATTGCACCTTCGGCATGTTCTCCAACTATCCGGAAAATGTCGACGACGCGCTACGCCAGCGTGCCGGCGCCCGCTGGCTGGTAGACGGGCCGCAGACCGAGGACGATTATATCGACATCTTCGCCATGCTCGTCGGCAAGAACCATTCGATCCCGCTCGGCGAGCACACGCTTTTCGAAGGGCAGGAGATCAAGCGCGCCGTCTCCACCTCCTACGAGCAGCATGCCAGGCCCCAGGAGGACGGCCTTCTCGCCGTCTGGGAGGTGCATGAGAAGGAACAGGGCGCTATCAGGTCGCTTGCCGATGTGGGCGCCTATCTCCATCGCATCAAGCTCGCCGAGCCGCGCTTCACGGGCCGCGCCATCAAGAACATCACCGACGCCATCAAGATGCGCGCCATGGACGTCGACCTGCCGGACGACTGGTTCGCGACGGCGGACGCCTTCATGCACAAGGGCTACGATGAGAAGAAGGCGATGATCGAAGAGCTGCGCGGGCCGATCTCGATGGAGATGGTTTTGCAGGAGATCAACCGCTACGCCGACTCGGAGTTCCGCTACACCGACAAATCCGACGACGCCGCCGTTTCCGACATCATCCGCCGCGAACGCCAGCGGAAGAAGGCGATCCGGGAGATCGAGACGATGAAGGCGGAAGGACGGTGGTGA
- a CDS encoding c-type cytochrome, with product MKYPAVLAAAVLCLASPAFAGGDAAAGRTVFRKCATCHTTEPVNRVGPTLSGIVDRPVASVADYSYSAAMTGFAEGGKRWSEALLAEYLLSPRAMVPGTAMTFAGLKKSEDIANLIAYLKNPAAQ from the coding sequence ATGAAATATCCTGCTGTGCTGGCGGCTGCCGTCCTCTGTCTTGCCTCTCCCGCTTTTGCCGGCGGCGATGCGGCGGCGGGCAGGACGGTTTTCCGGAAATGCGCGACCTGCCACACGACGGAACCGGTTAACCGGGTCGGGCCGACGCTTTCGGGCATTGTCGACCGGCCGGTGGCGTCCGTTGCCGATTACAGCTATTCGGCGGCAATGACCGGGTTCGCGGAGGGCGGCAAGCGCTGGAGCGAGGCGCTGCTGGCTGAATATCTCCTGTCGCCGCGCGCCATGGTTCCGGGCACGGCCATGACTTTCGCCGGCCTGAAAAAGAGCGAGGATATCGCCAACCTCATCGCCTATCTGAAGAATCCCGCCGCGCAGTAG
- a CDS encoding thymidine kinase, which produces MAKLYFSYATMNAGKSTLLLQASYNYRERGMRTTIFIASFDDRAGQGRISSRIGLSSDAIAFDRSDDLYRHIEQLNGDGEGEIACVFIDEAQFLSEEQVWQLARVADRLHIPVMAYGLRTDFQGKLFPGSKALLALADELREVRTICHCGRKATMVVRLGADGKVAKDGAQVEIGGNDKYVSYCRRHWDDIMNAK; this is translated from the coding sequence ATGGCCAAGCTCTATTTCAGTTACGCGACGATGAACGCGGGCAAGTCGACGCTGCTCCTGCAGGCGTCCTACAACTACCGGGAACGCGGCATGCGCACGACGATCTTCATCGCCTCCTTTGACGACCGCGCCGGGCAGGGCCGCATCTCCTCGCGCATCGGTCTTTCCTCGGACGCCATCGCCTTCGATCGTTCGGATGACCTCTATCGCCATATCGAGCAACTGAACGGTGACGGGGAAGGCGAGATCGCCTGCGTCTTCATCGACGAGGCGCAGTTCCTTTCCGAGGAGCAGGTCTGGCAGCTTGCCCGCGTGGCCGACCGGCTGCACATTCCCGTCATGGCCTACGGGTTGCGCACGGATTTCCAGGGCAAGCTCTTTCCGGGATCGAAGGCGCTGCTCGCCCTTGCAGATGAGCTTCGCGAGGTGCGCACCATCTGTCATTGCGGCCGCAAGGCGACCATGGTCGTGCGCCTTGGCGCGGACGGCAAGGTGGCGAAGGATGGCGCGCAGGTGGAAATCGGCGGCAATGACAAGTACGTTTCCTATTGCCGCCGCCATTGGGACGACATCATGAACGCCAAGTGA
- a CDS encoding choline ABC transporter substrate-binding protein, translating to MKTASPFKTLLAAAVSVLALGVAHVSAAEAESCGKVRFSDVGWTDVTSTTATASVILKSLGYETEVTVLSVPVTFTSLSNKDIDVFLGNWMPTQEADIKPFRDNGTVETVRENLEGAKYTLATNAKGAELGIKDFADIAKQKEALGSKIYGIEPGNDGNRLIIDMVSANKFDLTGFEVVESSEQGMLAEVARAEQEGAPVVFLGWEPHPMNANFKLTYLTGGDDIFGPNFGGATVYTNVRKGYVAECPNVGKFLQNLKFSLEMENQIMGKILNDGQDPETAATEWLKANPAAIEPWLAGVTTKDGSGEALAAAKTALGL from the coding sequence ATGAAGACCGCATCACCATTCAAGACCCTGCTTGCCGCGGCCGTTTCCGTCCTCGCGCTCGGCGTCGCCCACGTTTCGGCGGCCGAAGCGGAAAGCTGTGGCAAGGTTCGCTTCTCGGATGTCGGCTGGACGGACGTCACCTCCACCACCGCGACCGCGAGCGTCATCCTCAAGAGCCTCGGCTACGAGACGGAAGTCACCGTCCTTTCGGTGCCCGTTACCTTCACCTCGCTCAGCAACAAGGATATCGACGTCTTCCTCGGCAACTGGATGCCGACCCAGGAAGCCGATATCAAGCCGTTCCGCGACAACGGCACGGTCGAGACCGTGCGCGAGAACCTCGAGGGCGCGAAGTACACGCTCGCCACCAACGCCAAGGGCGCGGAACTCGGCATCAAGGACTTCGCCGACATCGCCAAGCAGAAGGAAGCGCTCGGCTCCAAGATCTACGGCATCGAGCCGGGCAATGACGGCAACCGCCTGATCATCGACATGGTCTCGGCCAACAAGTTCGACCTGACCGGTTTCGAAGTCGTCGAATCCTCCGAGCAGGGCATGCTGGCCGAGGTCGCCCGCGCCGAGCAGGAAGGCGCGCCGGTCGTCTTCCTCGGCTGGGAACCCCACCCGATGAACGCCAACTTCAAGCTGACCTACCTCACCGGCGGCGACGACATCTTCGGCCCCAACTTCGGCGGCGCGACGGTCTACACCAATGTGCGCAAGGGCTATGTCGCCGAGTGCCCGAACGTGGGCAAGTTCCTGCAGAACCTCAAGTTCTCGCTGGAAATGGAAAACCAGATCATGGGCAAGATCCTGAACGACGGGCAGGATCCGGAAACGGCCGCAACCGAATGGCTGAAGGCCAACCCGGCCGCCATCGAGCCGTGGCTCGCCGGCGTGACCACCAAGGACGGCAGCGGCGAGGCCCTGGCAGCCGCAAAAACGGCACTCGGTCTCTAA